Proteins from a genomic interval of Gluconacetobacter diazotrophicus PA1 5:
- a CDS encoding nucleotidyltransferase family protein — MSIPMPARAMMFAAGLGGRMRPLTDRTAKPLLTVDGRSVLDHVLDRLEAAGVAEAVVNACWQADRVAESMQARAGTGQGPRVTLRREDALIETGGSAGAALRDGALGDGPFFLLNGDSIWLNGPVPALRRLADAFDPARMDALLLLARTSLAVGEVGRGDFVLESGGLLHRPASGAVTPYVFTGVQIAGPALFAAAPSGAFSLNLLWDAAIARGRLYGIVHDSVWCHLSRPEDLPAATRALRMARDPYGTDQDVVV; from the coding sequence ATGAGCATTCCGATGCCGGCCCGGGCCATGATGTTCGCCGCCGGGCTGGGCGGGCGGATGCGCCCGCTGACCGACCGGACGGCCAAGCCTCTGCTGACGGTGGACGGGCGCAGCGTCCTGGACCATGTGCTGGACCGGCTGGAGGCGGCCGGCGTGGCCGAGGCGGTGGTGAATGCCTGCTGGCAGGCCGACCGGGTAGCGGAGTCCATGCAGGCGCGCGCCGGAACCGGGCAGGGACCGCGCGTCACCCTCCGGCGCGAGGATGCGCTGATTGAAACCGGCGGCAGCGCCGGCGCGGCCCTGCGCGACGGCGCGCTGGGGGACGGCCCGTTCTTCCTGCTGAACGGCGATTCGATCTGGCTGAACGGTCCGGTTCCCGCCCTGCGCCGGCTGGCGGATGCGTTCGATCCCGCGCGCATGGATGCACTGTTGCTGCTGGCACGGACCAGCCTGGCGGTGGGCGAGGTCGGGCGGGGCGATTTCGTGCTGGAGTCCGGCGGCCTGTTGCATCGTCCGGCATCGGGGGCGGTGACGCCCTATGTCTTCACCGGCGTGCAGATCGCCGGCCCGGCGCTGTTCGCCGCGGCCCCGTCCGGGGCGTTCAGCCTGAACCTGCTGTGGGACGCGGCGATCGCGCGCGGACGGCTGTACGGCATCGTGCATGATTCCGTCTGGTGCCACCTGTCGCGGCCCGAGGACCTGCCCGCCGCGACGCGCGCCCTGCGGATGGCACGCGATCCCTACGGAACGGACCAGGACGTCGTCGTATGA